GAATTTGTCGAATGGAAGAACATTTGAAATTATATATCTTGCATAAGAATAACAAAATATCACATCATGTATAATGGTGCTGGCAAAACAGTTCAACTTAATATAAGACATGGTGATTACAGAAAACATGACAAGATACCAGTAGCTAGAACAACACCTGCAAATACAAACCTGCAGAATTTTGGAATTTGCCCTTGTGACTGAAGAATTCCATAACATAGTTTGGTTGGCAAACAAGGTGAATTCACTcttattatgaaaataaaaatatttttctaaagaaAGGATATAATAACTTTAATGTTCTCATTTTTACTACCTATGAATTGGTTTTCAAAATAAAATCTTGTGGATTGTGTCTAGCTTTCACATACTCTGAGAGGCTTAATAGAAGGTAGACAAATCTTGGATGGAATACTCAGTGTGAACAAGCGTATggatactttttttttaaaaaaaatgacagTGATGCATCATTGTAAAGTGAATGCTGAGAAAAGCAACGATAAAGATAAGTGACCATTCCTTGACGACATGCTCGGAGATACTTGATTTGGCtccatatgaaaattattttgacctaTAAAATTAGCCCTAATGTGTAGTCACCTCTTTCCTGACTTTATAATGAAAGTACTTGTCATATAAATCATAGAATATAATTAGCAGACAAACTGACACTATTGTAGCTTTGGACATACTTCAGAACTTTGTTACTTTTATCTTTAATGATCATTCCCACATTCTCACATCTGCCACAGGTTTACAGAACCAAAGTTTTAAAGCTTCACGCAAGCAAAGCTCGCATGTCAAGGGTTTGAGAAAGCTATAGCATCCATGCTTCAACAATATGGctcatttcttataaaaaaaaaaagaaaaattatctctaaCTTCAAGTGTGAGTGAACATATCGGGAAAAGAGCACCACAAAGAGGCAagtgaaaaatgagaagaacctaagaaattAGAACTCATTTGTGAAAGACAGAGGAAAATATAATTTGTTGTGATTGTGCATGAACTTTTATAAAGGTGAACTGTCTATTTGATTgtcaaccccccccccccacacacacacatacctttttctttttcttttttttgtatctGTGTCATCAGATATGAAATTTTCCTTTTTCAAGGACCAAAACCAGCATATATGAAGGTGGGAAGGATATACTATTTTAACAAACAACAATAAGATGATTGCACTGGAAGAATATTAACACAAAAGCCAGTAGCTCAAAAATAATGCAGTGAATGAACGAGAAAATTCAAGTCAACCCCATTAATGCCAGGTATTAGAAGAATTGAAGAGACTAGCATCTAACAATCATGTTAAACAACATACCTGCTACGAATCCTGAGAAGAAAAAGTTCACCCATGCAAAAGTAAGTGTCTGAAAGGGAAGAGAATAATTTCATTGGAAAAGATGAGCTTATGAACCTTCAAAAGTATGTTTTGCAATACCTGTGGAAtgatcattgaaagatttttcttCATCATATCCATAGCCATATTGGGATCTGAAAACATTTGTGCCTGGGCATTCTGGGCCTGATCTTTGGGAACATGCAGTAGGCCGTTCTCCTGCATCAAGAAGCAAAGCagttttcatttaaaaaaataagcaaAGAGCTATCAACACCAATGTGTTGTTGATAGATATCCATACATTCTGCAATTTAAATTCATTGTGTTCCAGTTTTCAGTTATTTTATAGGGCTCACTTTCCACAAATCCCTATGGACACTATTAGTTGGATTCCAACTGACTTCTAATCTAGTGCTCATAAGCAAAGTGAGTCCCACAAAACTATTAAAAATGGGCTAGACTGCATTAGATGACTGGAGGAATACCTAAAAAATCATTGAGCTGGGTGATGGGAATTTGATAGAGGAAGCACGAAATGGTTACTGCATGGACTTGCATGGGTATGCATGGTTGCAACAAATTCTATGTTCAACATTAAGGACATTTAACAAGGTTCTCTATATTACGGTTGTTGCTTTCCTAGAATATTTCAATCAATATTAAGAGACCTTCTTTAGGAATAACACTTTAAAATTCCTCATGAATGTCTAACAACTTTATAATGGGATTATATAAAACCATATGATAGCTTCTAGTGACTTGAACCAATTTCTAATGGGTtttctgaatatttttttaatttttttctctccagCAAATCAAAACCGATTTATACTTGCACAAAAATATTTAACATGTCAGTTTAGAACCCAAAAATTGAAGAATATATGAAGATTAACAAATTTCTGCACATGAAGTTCAACAGTCTTTACACCTTCCTCCAAGACATAGATATCCATGAGTAAAAATAGAACACAAAGCATCAGAGCAACCGATACCAAGTCTATGAAACGTTCAGTTCTCATCAAAGCTACCTCGTTAGTAAAATAGAATCTTCGCACCCGAAAGGACTTCGCCGGGATGAAATTGGCCCCTGCCTTTAAGTTCCTAGCTCTGAGAACCACCTGCCTAGAGACCATCCAAAGCCAAGATCAgcccagcaaaaaaaaaaaaaaaacacacacacacacgcatacaCAAAAGAAACGCATCCAAGAACAATATTGCGacagaatttaaatcaaaattagggTTTTATTTCAGCCGTTGGGGGGGTTTAGGGGCAGATCGACGACGAGAGGAGAAATTTGGAGCGCCATCAATATCAAGAAAGCAATTTCACCAAGgaacaaaaaggaaaaagaacaagaaagtgGTGAGGTTGGGATTAGAAGAGAAATTGGGGTTAGGATAGGAACGAACCCTTCCTTGAGGGCTTTGCGATCGGGGGGCTGGAAGGAGCGCATGAGCTTGGCGACGAAGTAGCGAAGGACGCCGATGAGGACCATGACCACAGAGAGAGGGACGAGGACCCAGTCCCTGATGGCCGTGTCCAGGACCAGATCTTCCGCCATGGGAGACCGAGAGAGACGGAAATGGTGGGGGGTGGGGTGCGTTCTCTTCTCGGCCGTCTTCTCATCCCTTTGTAAGTAGATCCAAAAAAACGATGCACTCGATTGCTTCAACGGCGGAGATCCCATCTTCGACTTTGATTTATCTTGCGCTTGATGAACGGTGGAGTTCTGATCGGAAAGATGATGGGAAATTCCCGTGTTTAAAGCGTCTCATAGAATTTCGTATGCGGGATTATCTCTGCCGTTAAAACATGGGATGGCTGGACGGCGATAGGAGAGGTTGTGCGGCAGGTTAGATTCTGTGGCAGCATGATCCATCGAtcctggataaaatttttatagttggCCCGGTCATAAAAGAAATTTATGATCAAACCGTCATCATCTACCACATGTCCCttacccataaaaaaaaaaaatttcttcttctcCACACCCAATCCCCCTTCGACGGGCCCCCCATCCCTACTCCACGCCCCCACTCTGAGGCCTGCACCTTGGCCCCTCGACATCTACACCAGCCCCACCACGGATCTCCATCCCGAGGCTTGCACCTCGGACCCCTGCCCCAACTCCTGCACCCCGACCCTGCCCCCACCGCGGCTTCGCCCCTCTCCTCACTTGACTTCGATGCCACCAACCCTACTCTctcccccctcctctccttccttttttttttttttcttctccctgcTTCTACTTTATGATCTATGGGGTGGGGGATACGTGAGAGACGATGATGGTGTGACCATAATCTTCTACGATTGAAtcggatataaaaattttatccattgGCCCAATATTTaacgaaagaaattttttttttaattaattgaatAAGTGAAAAAGTGTTGCCTTGCGAGATTTTTAAGCATacgataatatatatttttttaaacataAATATTTAAtctcctcaattttttttatttttataatatatattatttttaaaaaatatctttgtattatACTTCATATTTTATCCTATCGCTGCAACTACTCACAATGATGTGGTGGTAATTAGGTCTGATTGGATAtaggataaatcaaaaatttatcaattcaaCCTGAATCTATTAATTAAGAaggtcaaaaatttaaatttgaattgatcattttattaaatagataatctaatttaattggattggATCAAATATGATAAATTGAATGACTATgcattaccattcatattttgtaATGTCCTACTTCTTTGTTGTTGAGATTCAACTCGCTACCCCAATTGAATTGGAAAATTCAATTCAAATGAATAGATGGAGAGCTTGCATATTGATTGGAGAAGTACTGTCAAAGGGCTTTGATTAGATGAGTGATGCTAAAGTTTATGATGTCCCCGACCAAGATGatcatgaaatataggagtaaCAACAAGATGAGAAAAATTATGTAGATATTTGAAAAAAATGCAGAGTCTATATTCAAACAAACAGCATggaggagtttttttttttttttctactctgATTTTTTGGACTGCACTCATATTAGACTGGTATGATCATctaattatatcaaaaaaaaaagttaaattttttgaaatgcaaTTTTATCCATGCTCATTGACTCCAGCACTATGGAATTCACCTTCCAATTGTTCAAAGAATGCCCCAGAAGAACATGGCACCTTACACATTGGTcgatggccttttttttttttattttcctctctctctctcaatggtCCGTAGGTTCCTAAGAACAATATAAAGTAAAACAAGTGCAGAGATCAAAATGTACAAGTATACATCCGAAGATAGGAAACGAATGTCCTATCAAAGAAAGATCATGAAAGCCATGGCCCGAACAAACAAAGGAACTGCAATATGTTGGAGCACgatgagaaagaagaagatcctaTAAATAACATTAGATTTGATAGAAGACCAACAAAACATGAAGAACAAGGGGAGGAAAGCTAGCCATCTAGACCAGAGATTTTGTCGGAGTTCATATGTTTGACAGCTTCCTCTATCTCATCTACCATAATTATTTTAATTGACTCATTCTGGGTAAAAAAGATTGGAGACAATATCTCAGTAATCGGTCTGAGGTTGGTGATACATGCTAGGACCATCTTTGCTTAAAATGGTCAAGCAAAACCTATTGAATTGCATGGTCCTCTTCTACTTTCTGACTTGCCAGTGATCGAACCTTAGTGGATCTCATTGTGTCTCCTTCTTAAGATATTAATATGGTAGATTTgtgaaaaaatttatatcattatcATCCTCTTTAATCCACAGAATTTGATATTTCTAGTGTCAATATATTTCATGTTTTGGCCACTTTGATCCATAAAGTTTATTCAACCATCTCCGCTGATTTTTTTCATCCTAAAAAGTATTGCCCAATTCGCATGCTTTC
The DNA window shown above is from Elaeis guineensis isolate ETL-2024a chromosome 8, EG11, whole genome shotgun sequence and carries:
- the LOC105050515 gene encoding uncharacterized protein, with amino-acid sequence MAEDLVLDTAIRDWVLVPLSVVMVLIGVLRYFVAKLMRSFQPPDRKALKEGQVVLRARNLKAGANFIPAKSFRVRRFYFTNEENGLLHVPKDQAQNAQAQMFSDPNMAMDMMKKNLSMIIPQTLTFAWVNFFFSGFVAAKIPFPLTQRFRSMLQNGIDLSTVDVSYVSSRSWYFLNLFGLRGLFSLILGEENAQDDTQRMMQMGGFGFDPTKSLSAEKDSLDIVQHEWVLPKMEQRAEEVLRKLVK